From one Coxiella-like endosymbiont genomic stretch:
- a CDS encoding dihydrofolate reductase, with protein sequence MLITLVAAMDKNRLIGQRNQLPWHLPADLAHFKSVTLGKPIIMGRKTFESIEKPLPLRHNIVISRQPSLRIEGCKIFSSVDEALNALADESEVMIIGGGRLFKETLPKAHKMILTIIEHSFEGDIYFPLWNADKWIVVSKIKHGPNENNLYAFSFLELRRKMRITEK encoded by the coding sequence GTGCTTATCACTCTCGTTGCTGCCATGGACAAAAACCGCCTTATCGGTCAGCGAAATCAGTTGCCTTGGCATTTACCTGCTGATTTAGCTCATTTTAAATCGGTTACTCTCGGAAAACCCATTATTATGGGCCGGAAAACTTTTGAAAGCATCGAAAAACCCTTACCTCTCCGCCACAATATTGTGATTTCCCGACAGCCAAGTTTGAGAATTGAAGGATGTAAAATTTTTTCTTCAGTTGATGAGGCCTTAAATGCTTTGGCGGATGAGTCTGAGGTTATGATTATTGGCGGCGGACGTCTTTTCAAAGAAACGTTACCCAAAGCTCATAAAATGATTCTAACAATTATCGAGCATTCGTTTGAGGGTGACATCTATTTTCCATTGTGGAATGCTGACAAATGGATCGTGGTCTCTAAAATAAAGCATGGACCGAATGAAAATAATCTGTATGCCTTTAGCTTTTTGGAATTAAGGCGAAAAATGAGAATCACTGAAAAATAA
- a CDS encoding symmetrical bis(5'-nucleosyl)-tetraphosphatase: MSTYIIGDVQGCYRELKELLALIQFDPSQDRLGFVGDLVNRGPHSLKVLRFIKSLSSPLIVLGNHDLFLLILGYELMFEDSYEHTLHSILRAPDKMELLEWLRGRPLVHYEKNHHALLVHAGLPPQWSIEENLERANEVSLTLQGPYFKEFLKNLFGDEPFQWDDDLKGQERLRYITNAFTRMRFCDEKGELDLKASGKTSINREQFQPWFDWRHPEKERIDILFGHWAALNGQCNAPYCHALDTGCTWGHQLTALNLETKKRFAVPCRSSLRM; the protein is encoded by the coding sequence ATGAGTACGTATATTATTGGCGACGTGCAGGGATGCTACCGCGAATTAAAGGAATTATTAGCTCTAATCCAGTTTGATCCTTCTCAGGATCGATTAGGCTTTGTGGGCGATCTGGTTAATCGCGGTCCTCATTCCCTTAAAGTATTGCGTTTTATCAAATCTCTTTCTTCGCCATTAATAGTTCTTGGAAATCACGATTTATTTTTATTAATTCTAGGCTACGAGCTTATGTTTGAAGATTCTTATGAACATACCCTGCACAGCATCTTGCGCGCCCCTGATAAAATGGAACTCTTAGAATGGTTACGAGGTCGCCCCTTAGTTCATTACGAAAAAAATCATCATGCTCTTTTAGTGCACGCCGGACTTCCTCCACAATGGTCTATCGAGGAAAATCTCGAGCGCGCCAATGAAGTATCGCTTACTTTACAAGGACCTTATTTTAAAGAATTTTTAAAGAATTTATTTGGAGATGAACCCTTCCAATGGGATGATGACCTTAAAGGACAGGAACGACTCCGATACATCACCAATGCATTCACGCGGATGCGTTTTTGCGACGAAAAGGGGGAGCTGGATTTAAAAGCAAGCGGTAAGACAAGCATAAATAGAGAACAATTCCAACCGTGGTTCGATTGGCGCCATCCTGAAAAAGAAAGAATTGATATCTTATTCGGCCATTGGGCTGCACTTAATGGCCAATGCAATGCACCCTACTGTCACGCATTGGATACTGGCTGTACATGGGGTCACCAACTTACCGCATTAAACCTTGAAACCAAAAAACGTTTTGCCGTTCCTTGTCGTTCTTCGCTTCGGATGTAA
- a CDS encoding SurA N-terminal domain-containing protein, with amino-acid sequence MAAVVNNEIITQSEFNHALAGAKQQLTQHHIPMPDEKVFRKHVIDQLIYQKLQLQLSKRNKIKASDEEINAIISRIAAQNQLSQSALKEKLNQQGISYREFRNQIRKQLLISKLQQQMMANNITISKSDLVTFQKQHPARIASARYHVATILIRVPEGATQAQINHAKGKAFLVLKQLRKGLSFESTMSAHPGSSDLGWRSSSDLPQVFVNPISKMKPNDVVGPIQAPNGFHLIKLLGKENQDRANNQQNQQAVCQQKFEKALQQWLEQLRRSSYVRIYINS; translated from the coding sequence ATTGCTGCGGTAGTCAATAACGAAATTATTACTCAAAGTGAATTCAATCACGCCTTAGCCGGCGCAAAACAACAACTTACTCAGCATCACATTCCTATGCCCGATGAAAAAGTATTTCGAAAACACGTGATAGATCAATTGATTTATCAAAAATTGCAATTACAGTTGTCTAAACGAAATAAAATCAAAGCCAGCGACGAAGAAATAAATGCAATCATCTCTAGAATAGCAGCTCAAAATCAGCTATCTCAATCGGCTCTCAAAGAAAAACTTAATCAACAAGGTATTTCTTATCGGGAATTTCGTAACCAAATACGCAAACAATTGCTCATTTCCAAATTGCAACAGCAAATGATGGCGAATAATATCACTATTAGCAAATCGGACCTCGTAACTTTTCAAAAACAACATCCAGCACGAATTGCTTCTGCTCGTTATCATGTGGCTACCATATTAATTCGGGTGCCGGAGGGTGCTACTCAAGCTCAAATCAATCATGCAAAGGGCAAAGCCTTTTTAGTTTTAAAACAACTTCGTAAAGGATTAAGTTTTGAATCTACCATGTCTGCTCACCCAGGCAGTAGCGATCTTGGATGGCGGTCAAGTAGTGATCTTCCTCAAGTCTTTGTGAACCCCATCAGCAAAATGAAACCTAACGATGTAGTGGGGCCGATACAAGCTCCCAATGGATTCCATCTCATTAAATTACTAGGTAAAGAAAATCAAGATAGGGCTAATAATCAGCAAAATCAACAGGCCGTTTGTCAACAAAAATTTGAAAAAGCCTTGCAACAATGGTTGGAGCAATTGCGTCGTTCCTCTTACGTTCGTATTTACATTAATTCCTGA
- a CDS encoding epoxyqueuosine reductase QueH, with translation MCFDMRFEQRALYAYENNFKVISSTLGISRSKNIEQINDCGVRAAAKYPDIIYWTFNWSKEGGLQRMIEISK, from the coding sequence ATGTGTTTTGACATGCGATTTGAACAAAGGGCACTTTATGCGTATGAAAATAATTTTAAGGTGATATCAAGCACGTTAGGCATTTCTCGATCGAAAAATATAGAGCAAATAAATGATTGCGGCGTTCGTGCAGCCGCTAAATATCCTGACATTATCTACTGGACATTCAATTGGAGTAAAGAGGGCGGTTTGCAGCGAATGATTGAAATTTCCAAATAA
- the pdxA gene encoding 4-hydroxythreonine-4-phosphate dehydrogenase PdxA, which produces MTPIVITPGEPAGIGPDIVIQLAKHKLSIPLVVIADHTLLMERAKVLGLEIPNNLTIHHIPLIVRSIIGKPTPANAQYVLETLRVAAEGCLNGNYKALVTGPVSKTVINDAGIPFTGHTEWLAAHAKVEQTVMLFVADALKVALYTTHVPLSQVSALIEKLPLEKCIRLLHAGLKKYFSIKKPTITLCGVNPHAGEHGHLGKEELSTIIPVVKALNQEGFSLIGPIPADTAFTPRTIESCDAILAMYHDQGLGPIKALKFGSVVNMTLGLPYVRTSVDHGTAFDLAGTGLAYEKSLITAIKLAAKNA; this is translated from the coding sequence ATGACCCCTATCGTTATTACACCTGGAGAACCTGCAGGAATTGGGCCGGATATTGTAATCCAGCTGGCGAAACATAAGCTTTCAATACCTCTTGTTGTCATTGCCGATCACACTTTATTGATGGAAAGAGCAAAAGTACTTGGTCTTGAAATTCCCAATAATTTGACAATACATCATATTCCGTTGATAGTTCGATCTATAATAGGAAAACCGACTCCCGCTAATGCGCAATATGTTTTAGAAACACTTCGGGTTGCTGCGGAGGGTTGTTTAAATGGAAATTACAAAGCTCTAGTAACAGGGCCGGTAAGCAAAACAGTCATAAATGATGCCGGTATTCCTTTTACTGGTCACACCGAATGGTTAGCGGCGCATGCAAAGGTGGAACAAACTGTAATGCTCTTTGTAGCAGATGCCTTAAAAGTAGCTTTATATACGACGCATGTTCCATTATCTCAAGTTTCTGCTTTAATTGAAAAATTACCCTTAGAAAAATGTATTCGCCTTCTGCACGCAGGTCTTAAAAAATATTTTTCAATTAAAAAACCTACTATTACTCTCTGTGGAGTAAACCCTCATGCAGGCGAGCATGGACATTTAGGAAAAGAGGAATTATCAACAATTATTCCTGTTGTTAAAGCTCTTAACCAAGAGGGTTTCTCACTTATAGGTCCCATCCCGGCCGACACTGCATTTACACCTCGGACAATTGAAAGTTGCGATGCTATTTTAGCAATGTATCATGATCAAGGATTAGGACCAATTAAAGCTTTAAAATTCGGCTCTGTTGTAAACATGACATTGGGTTTGCCTTATGTACGTACTTCTGTAGACCATGGAACCGCATTTGACCTCGCAGGAACCGGATTGGCCTATGAAAAAAGCTTAATTACAGCAATTAAATTAGCAGCAAAGAACGCATGA
- a CDS encoding nucleotidyltransferase family protein: MILALAAGHDSRLKPLTNSIPKPLLSVGTERLIEHNLKMLSVANIHEVVINIFHHANKIMDCLGNGERYGVTIYYPYEPNPLGTGRGIFFKPYHY, from the coding sequence ATGATATTGGCATTAGCAGCGGGCCACGATTCTCGGTTGAAACCTTTAACAAATAGTATTCCTAAGCCTTTATTATCTGTTGGTACTGAGAGGTTAATAGAACATAATTTGAAAATGTTAAGCGTGGCGAATATTCACGAAGTGGTCATTAATATTTTTCATCATGCTAATAAAATTATGGATTGCTTAGGTAATGGCGAACGTTACGGAGTAACAATTTATTACCCTTATGAACCAAATCCTTTAGGAACAGGCCGTGGTATTTTTTTCAAGCCTTACCATTATTAG
- a CDS encoding LPS-assembly protein LptD → MSGTLSAIITLISLLTMVKWYLRGYHSPTTLKLERNSYSEVKKFIYFSFFILTLLFFRQLGVAVTASKATKISSSKQLLISETLPEGWSRYGFQQHIANILGWIPTEGICLFCHGYFEEPLIVSEFPHPAAVKKEPTIITARGSSTVTAKGISIFQKDVVVTQPGRIVNADKAYIYRDEKTSRVNKIVLVGHVRLREAGKLIVADKGKLTLYPKTAVLKNLAYRSYNDKSYIPQFNYPFNAWGTAKQATRDASQVMTLRQATYSTCDPTSPAWWLSATTLVLNKQTHQGEAYNALLRFYGFPVFYFPYYNFPIDNYRKTGFLTPRIGLSVSAGGIFSLPFYWNMAPNYDLTLTPQLMTKRGLNMYAIFRFLSAISSGDMYVSYLPDDTVFQQFREETLSKFSNPYYANNPSYAPYLDQLKNMKNQRGLFSMNEHTAFNFEWSSNIILNYVTDPYFFQDLGGQMNANSLSNQLLNQIDLQYSRLHWHFNGMLQAYQTLHLISQISAPALDQYARLPDFNVDGYYPDITPHMDFNFNAEAINFSYQSDFTLDKPIGQRFHMRPSLSFPFYFASGYITPQIWVDATAYNVEHFQPGQIQTAGRLLPIFDIDSGLYFNRDFSSWGRNLTQTLEPRFFYLYVSYQNQDKLPNFDTVLLPFAFEQLFGLNQYTGDDRLQNANQVSFGLTSRIFDSITGAPLLTANLGFMYLIENQRVCLPAGCTPLNFHFSPIVGELVYYPFLHWSLTTNMAWNPNLRQTNNSSTVISYANERRKVSLGYIFVHGNGQSIVGPSIISLPSSIYSTNTSVSYLSVQWPLSARWSARTYWGYDFTRHHTDVAAVGVQYNTCCWALNFITRRTYTGLIVDPVSGLKNSYDTTYFIQLELKGLGDFGNAPIVGQSLFNTIYDLPNDMR, encoded by the coding sequence TTGTCAGGAACACTTTCTGCCATAATCACACTCATTTCACTATTAACCATGGTCAAATGGTATTTAAGAGGTTACCATTCTCCAACAACTTTAAAATTAGAAAGAAATTCTTACAGTGAAGTTAAGAAATTTATTTATTTTAGTTTTTTTATTCTAACTTTGCTTTTTTTTCGGCAACTTGGTGTTGCTGTAACAGCAAGCAAAGCTACTAAAATTTCTTCATCAAAACAACTTCTCATTTCTGAAACCTTACCGGAAGGCTGGTCTCGCTATGGCTTCCAACAACACATTGCAAATATCCTCGGATGGATTCCTACTGAGGGAATCTGCCTTTTTTGTCACGGTTATTTTGAAGAACCCCTGATAGTAAGCGAATTTCCACACCCCGCTGCAGTGAAAAAAGAGCCCACCATAATTACAGCTAGAGGTTCTTCCACTGTAACAGCTAAGGGAATATCTATTTTTCAGAAAGACGTGGTTGTTACTCAGCCAGGTCGTATTGTCAATGCTGATAAAGCCTATATATATCGAGACGAAAAAACTAGCCGGGTTAACAAAATTGTTCTCGTTGGGCATGTTCGTTTGCGCGAAGCCGGTAAATTAATTGTTGCGGATAAAGGGAAATTAACACTTTACCCCAAGACAGCGGTCTTAAAAAATTTGGCCTATCGAAGCTATAATGATAAATCTTATATTCCGCAATTTAATTATCCCTTCAATGCTTGGGGAACAGCAAAACAGGCAACCCGAGATGCATCCCAAGTAATGACCTTACGGCAAGCTACCTACAGCACTTGCGATCCCACTAGCCCTGCGTGGTGGCTTAGTGCCACGACATTAGTGTTAAATAAACAGACACACCAAGGAGAAGCCTACAACGCGTTATTGCGGTTTTATGGTTTTCCTGTTTTTTATTTTCCTTACTATAACTTTCCTATCGATAATTATCGAAAGACGGGATTTTTAACTCCTCGCATTGGTCTTAGCGTTAGTGCAGGCGGGATTTTTTCTCTTCCTTTTTACTGGAACATGGCACCCAACTATGACCTTACCTTAACGCCTCAACTTATGACCAAGCGCGGTCTCAATATGTACGCAATTTTTCGCTTTTTAAGCGCCATAAGTAGCGGCGACATGTATGTGAGCTATCTCCCTGACGATACAGTCTTCCAGCAGTTTCGGGAAGAAACTTTAAGCAAATTTTCTAATCCTTATTATGCTAACAATCCCAGCTATGCGCCCTATCTTGATCAATTAAAAAATATGAAAAATCAGCGCGGCCTTTTTTCAATGAACGAGCATACGGCTTTTAACTTCGAATGGTCATCCAATATTATTTTAAATTACGTTACAGACCCTTATTTTTTCCAGGATTTAGGTGGCCAAATGAATGCAAATTCCCTCTCTAATCAACTTTTAAATCAAATTGATTTGCAGTACAGCAGATTACATTGGCACTTTAATGGCATGCTTCAAGCCTATCAGACACTCCATCTAATTTCACAAATTTCGGCCCCTGCGCTTGATCAATACGCTCGGCTGCCTGACTTCAATGTTGATGGATATTATCCGGATATTACGCCACACATGGACTTTAATTTTAATGCGGAAGCAATCAATTTCAGTTATCAAAGCGATTTCACACTTGATAAACCCATCGGGCAACGTTTCCATATGCGACCCAGTTTAAGCTTTCCTTTTTATTTTGCATCTGGCTATATCACTCCTCAGATATGGGTTGATGCAACAGCCTATAATGTCGAACATTTTCAACCCGGTCAGATACAAACTGCCGGTCGCTTATTGCCCATTTTTGATATTGATTCGGGGCTTTACTTCAATCGAGATTTTAGTTCCTGGGGACGCAACCTTACCCAAACGCTTGAGCCTCGTTTCTTTTATTTGTATGTCTCTTATCAAAATCAAGATAAATTACCTAATTTTGATACCGTCTTATTACCTTTTGCTTTTGAGCAATTATTTGGATTGAATCAATATACTGGCGACGATCGTCTGCAAAATGCTAATCAAGTAAGCTTTGGGCTTACCTCTCGTATTTTTGATAGCATTACCGGAGCTCCACTCCTAACCGCCAATCTCGGTTTCATGTATTTAATTGAAAATCAACGTGTTTGCCTTCCTGCAGGATGCACACCTCTTAATTTTCATTTCTCACCCATTGTCGGCGAACTCGTTTATTATCCTTTTCTTCACTGGTCCCTAACCACCAACATGGCATGGAATCCTAACCTTCGCCAAACCAATAACTCTTCTACAGTAATAAGCTATGCTAATGAAAGACGTAAAGTCAGCCTAGGCTATATTTTCGTGCATGGTAACGGTCAATCTATTGTAGGCCCCAGTATCATTAGCCTGCCCAGCAGTATTTATAGCACTAACACCAGTGTCAGTTATCTTTCTGTACAGTGGCCTCTTTCTGCCCGATGGTCTGCCAGGACCTATTGGGGCTACGATTTCACTCGTCATCATACCGACGTCGCCGCTGTTGGTGTACAATACAACACGTGTTGCTGGGCACTGAATTTTATTACACGCCGAACTTATACAGGCTTAATCGTTGACCCAGTTAGCGGCCTTAAAAATAGTTACGATACGACCTATTTTATTCAGCTCGAGTTGAAAGGGCTGGGTGATTTTGGAAACGCTCCTATTGTAGGACAATCGTTATTTAACACGATATATGATCTTCCCAATGATATGAGGTAA
- a CDS encoding epoxyqueuosine reductase QueH: MCCAPCAGAIIDRFSESGIDFKIFFYNPNIHSEK, from the coding sequence TTGTGCTGTGCACCTTGTGCGGGAGCGATTATCGACCGGTTTTCTGAATCGGGTATTGATTTTAAAATCTTTTTTTATAATCCTAATATTCATTCAGAAAAATAG
- a CDS encoding S49 family peptidase has protein sequence MNDKSLENTLIKAILKDRRSEQRWRNIRFAGWMFILLLLIILIFAPSTSELEARKSDTPYVSLMRLNGPIMSNTSFSVYQILPNLVNAFSDKNSKGVILVINSPGGSPVQASIIHDKILELKKEYHKKVVVLGEDELASGAYLVSTAADKIYVNNDTLTGSIGVIMGGFGFVDTLKKVGMTRRLFTAGTHKDRLDPFEPLDSQDVIKVKMVLEQVHQNFINTVIAGRGSRLRGSREELFSGDFWTGKEATQLGIVDGTANLWTVLNQEFGVKHYRDYTVKIPFFQALFHNTATQLYFHITNEISPIREEIY, from the coding sequence ATGAATGATAAGTCGCTTGAAAACACATTGATTAAAGCTATTCTTAAAGATCGTCGCTCGGAGCAACGATGGCGAAATATTCGCTTCGCAGGCTGGATGTTTATTTTGTTACTCCTAATTATCTTAATTTTTGCTCCCTCAACTTCGGAATTAGAAGCCAGAAAAAGCGACACTCCCTATGTTTCCCTAATGCGCTTAAATGGACCAATTATGTCGAATACCTCTTTTTCAGTCTATCAAATTCTGCCTAATTTAGTGAACGCGTTTTCTGATAAAAACTCCAAAGGGGTTATTTTGGTAATCAATTCCCCCGGAGGTAGTCCTGTTCAAGCTTCCATCATCCATGACAAAATTCTTGAATTAAAAAAAGAATACCATAAAAAGGTTGTGGTCCTAGGAGAAGATGAACTTGCTTCGGGTGCTTACCTAGTATCTACGGCGGCCGATAAAATCTACGTTAATAACGACACTCTTACCGGCTCAATTGGCGTAATTATGGGAGGATTCGGATTTGTAGATACCTTAAAGAAAGTGGGAATGACGAGACGCTTGTTTACAGCAGGCACTCATAAAGATCGTTTGGATCCCTTTGAACCTTTAGATTCTCAAGATGTTATTAAAGTCAAAATGGTACTTGAACAAGTTCATCAAAATTTTATTAATACAGTTATTGCTGGTCGAGGAAGTCGATTACGGGGGAGTCGTGAGGAACTATTTTCAGGTGATTTTTGGACGGGCAAAGAAGCCACGCAACTGGGAATTGTCGATGGTACCGCCAACCTATGGACTGTGCTTAATCAGGAATTTGGGGTAAAGCATTATCGTGATTACACTGTCAAAATTCCTTTTTTTCAAGCTCTATTCCACAACACGGCCACACAACTTTATTTTCATATAACGAACGAAATTTCACCAATTCGCGAAGAAATTTATTAG
- the rsmA gene encoding 16S rRNA (adenine(1518)-N(6)/adenine(1519)-N(6))-dimethyltransferase RsmA translates to MNGFHLPRKRFGQHFLKDPIILQKIISAIHPQKKDTIIEIGPGQGALTDFLINEYAKLILVEIDRDLAVSLQNKYALLENLKIYQLDALQFDLSTLETENNSLRIVGNLPYNISTPLLFHLFAQIEFIEDMHFMLQKEVVLRLTAPVGSPNYSRLSLMTRFFCDNTLLFNVPPNAFTPPPKVESAFVRLIPRKTATETIKDLNQFSAVVKEAFTYRRKTISNALKKLIPNEKWKWHIIGINFQSRPQELTVEDFVKISNSLQDS, encoded by the coding sequence ATGAACGGATTTCATCTGCCACGTAAGCGTTTTGGTCAACATTTTCTTAAAGATCCCATTATTTTGCAGAAAATCATTTCCGCTATTCATCCTCAAAAAAAAGACACAATAATAGAAATTGGACCCGGTCAAGGTGCCTTAACCGATTTTTTAATCAACGAATACGCTAAATTAATTCTGGTGGAAATCGATCGAGATCTAGCAGTTTCGTTACAAAATAAATACGCTCTCTTAGAAAACTTGAAGATTTATCAATTGGATGCATTACAATTTGATCTCTCAACCTTAGAAACCGAAAATAACTCACTCCGTATTGTAGGTAATTTACCCTACAACATTTCGACCCCATTACTTTTCCATTTATTTGCTCAAATAGAGTTTATTGAAGATATGCATTTTATGCTTCAAAAAGAAGTTGTGTTGCGATTAACGGCTCCGGTAGGAAGTCCTAATTATAGTCGCTTAAGTCTCATGACTCGGTTTTTTTGTGATAATACTTTGTTGTTTAACGTTCCTCCTAACGCTTTTACTCCTCCTCCCAAGGTAGAATCAGCTTTTGTACGCTTGATTCCCCGAAAAACGGCAACCGAAACTATAAAGGATTTGAACCAATTCAGCGCAGTTGTCAAAGAGGCATTTACTTACCGCCGAAAAACAATCTCCAATGCGCTTAAGAAATTAATACCCAATGAAAAATGGAAATGGCATATAATAGGTATTAATTTTCAATCACGCCCACAAGAACTAACGGTAGAGGATTTTGTTAAAATTAGTAATTCACTCCAGGACAGCTAG